DNA from Nitrospira sp.:
ACTTCGATGACCGGCTTGATCTTGGCGCGAAGGTCCGGATGCATGAACTGCGAGGTGCAGATCGCTGCAAAGATCGCAATCGGCACGGCAAGAAACAACGCGTACATCGTGCCCTTGAGGGTCCCGAAGGCCAGCGGTACCAGGCCGAGCTTGGGCTCAAAATCGTCGGACCCCGAGGACGATTGCCAGACATGGGCCGGGCGATCGTACCCTTCGTACCAGACCTTGCCGAACAGGGTGTCGAAGGTCACTTCAGGATAGGTATTCCGTACCTGATAGAAGGCCAGGCGGCCGAGCCCATCAAAGGCGATCAACCCGTCGCCCTTCGGCGCAAAGGCCAACGCGCAGATCGGGGAGTCGCCGTTGGAGAGTTTGAGCCAGGTCTGTTCAGAGGTCGCGTGGTGGAGAAAAATATGGCCATGCTCATCCGCCGTCACAAACCCCTTCACCCGCTGGGAAGGGGCGAACGCGGTGACTGGTGCGTTGTGTGATCGCAGGGTATGGGTCTTGGTGAGCTGCCAGCTTGTGGGATCATGCTCACGTCGTATGAGCCCCCAGGTGGAGACCGACCCGTCCGAGGTCATGACGAGGAGGCTGCGATCGCCGCTCAGGAACCCGAGCGCAGTCACCCTATTCGAAGGAGCGGTGACCCCATAGGACCCTTTGACTTCCGGCACTCCTGTCTCGGGCAGGCCGACATGCAATACCTGTCCATCCGTCGTGCCGAGATAGAGGTGTTCGAGCGCCGCGTCCATCGCCAACGCAGTGACCGGACCGGTCGGCTGCGGAAGCCCTTGGATGACGGGATCGGCGTCGGCCCCATCATCCGTCGGTAACCGAACAACCAGCAGTTGCCCGGCCTCGGACTGAAGAGCCAGGACCTGCTCGCGGTCGTTGAATCGATAGGCCAGCCGGATGATGGAACCGCTCACAAGAGGAATCGGACGACCGGCCCGGACCATCGGCCGTTTCCGCCGTTCACCCTGTTCGGAAAACTCTGTCGTCGTGCCTATCTTGAGCAACATGACGTCGCCGTCGGCCGTCCCCACGGCATAACGCGGACTATTGCCTCCGCCATGGGCGATCGCCGTGATCCGCCTTGTCTTGAGGTCCGCCGGCAGCTCCACGGGAATCGGTTGACCGGACGCCAGCTCGATGAACTGGATGCCGCCTGATGCGAGCACCTGCGCGATCTCGCGATGCTCATCCACGGCGATCTGTACCGGACCTTCCGCCGTGAGAAAGGAGGGCAGCGTCATGCGCTGGGTCAGTTTGGCGGTCGGGGCGGTGAACAGGGGCGTGACTTCCCGGAAGAGGAAAAAGAAGATGCCGAGAATGCTGATGATCGTCGCCAGGCCCCCGACCGTGATCACGGCCCCGGCAAGGCGGTCGATCAATGGTCGCATGCGGAGAGGTGTGAGCATGCGTTGGAATCGTTCTGCGATCGTCAACGGATCTTGCTCAGTTGCTTCTCGGCAACGCCTCCGTCGACCGGAAAATACCCGTCTCTCAGCACATCGGACTGCCCCTCGCGACTGTAGACGTAGGCGAGGAACTCCTTGACGATCGGCGACAAGGGTTTGCCGGGGGCTTGATTCACGTAGATGTACAGGTAGCGCCAGAGCGGGTAGGTCCCGTTTTTGGTGTTGGCGTGGGTCGGCTCGACGAACGGCTGCCCGGCCTTCGCCGCCAGCGGCACCATTTTGACGCCGGACGTGCTGTAACCGATCCCACTGTACCCGATGCCGTATCGGTCTTCGCTGATCCCTTGCACGACCGACGCAGAGCCGGGCTGCTCCTTGACCCTATCCTTGAAGTCTCCGTTCTTGAGCGCATGTTCTTTGAAGAACCCGTAGGTGCCGGAGGCTGAGTTCCGGCCGTAGAGGCTGATAGGCGCGGCAGCCCAGTCTCCATCCAGTCCGATCTGGCCCCAACTGGTCGGATCGACGGAGTGGCCCTGCCGTCGAGAC
Protein-coding regions in this window:
- a CDS encoding phosphate ABC transporter, permease protein PstC yields the protein MTIAERFQRMLTPLRMRPLIDRLAGAVITVGGLATIISILGIFFFLFREVTPLFTAPTAKLTQRMTLPSFLTAEGPVQIAVDEHREIAQVLASGGIQFIELASGQPIPVELPADLKTRRITAIAHGGGNSPRYAVGTADGDVMLLKIGTTTEFSEQGERRKRPMVRAGRPIPLVSGSIIRLAYRFNDREQVLALQSEAGQLLVVRLPTDDGADADPVIQGLPQPTGPVTALAMDAALEHLYLGTTDGQVLHVGLPETGVPEVKGSYGVTAPSNRVTALGFLSGDRSLLVMTSDGSVSTWGLIRREHDPTSWQLTKTHTLRSHNAPVTAFAPSQRVKGFVTADEHGHIFLHHATSEQTWLKLSNGDSPICALAFAPKGDGLIAFDGLGRLAFYQVRNTYPEVTFDTLFGKVWYEGYDRPAHVWQSSSGSDDFEPKLGLVPLAFGTLKGTMYALFLAVPIAIFAAICTSQFMHPDLRAKIKPVIEVMAALPTVVLGFLAGLWLAPLLEQLLPAVAGMALVLPVLVIVSSLAWYLCPPAITRHLRPGNEALLLIPILAIGIGGCLWANSSIEAWWFDGDVKAWLLSRLGIQYDQRNALVVGLVMGFAIVPVIYSIAEEALSNVPKSQIAGSLALGATRWQTVLRLVLLSASPGIFSAVMIGFGRAIGETMIVLMATGNTPILDWNWANGFRTLSANIAVEIPEAPHGGSLYRVLFLAALLLFVVTFVINSLAELVRQRLRDKYSHG
- a CDS encoding phosphate ABC transporter, substrate-binding protein PstS — encoded protein: MGLSHGQICMGVTLTVLGPFMTTNLWSANAAEPAAVVENEKIDAAIKPYAKVSGVSGTINSIGSDTLNNLITLWAEGFRKQYPNVKIQVEGKGSSTAPPALIEGTAQLGPMSRTMKSSEIDAFEAKFGYPPTSYPVAVDALALFVNKDNPIKGLTIPEVDALFSKSRRQGHSVDPTSWGQIGLDGDWAAAPISLYGRNSASGTYGFFKEHALKNGDFKDRVKEQPGSASVVQGISEDRYGIGYSGIGYSTSGVKMVPLAAKAGQPFVEPTHANTKNGTYPLWRYLYIYVNQAPGKPLSPIVKEFLAYVYSREGQSDVLRDGYFPVDGGVAEKQLSKIR